Proteins encoded within one genomic window of Actinomycetota bacterium:
- a CDS encoding TIGR00374 family protein, producing MSSKVRQTLVIEEAVLNRRLRRPTDLARFASVVLTIFGVGLLAYVAHQTTNGIDQDITQGANKLPGAIILVANIVSGFGAIVFPAAISLDLMLRKRGRQLVESLAGMLIAIFLLALSTWALTRFGSMRLITAFAGFGNRNTATPFNALLGGLAALVTVSRLMSRPRWSIVCLIVLFSVGLGDIISGGVTAAGLAVSVLTGWAVGLLIRYILGTDTTRPSGNEIAATMGTIGHPLTLLRAAKVLNAGRRYDATTSDGQRLDLVVLDRDLEGAGLATAAYRSLRLRDDVGSASTSMRRRLERTALNSWAISTAGINTPHLISVAEVGPDAAVLAFHHIPGRTFSDLPKPMGDAELVGAWEIVRDLQAARIAHRNLIADNLLLGSDGKVYLIGLEDGVIAASDVLLRIDLAEAFCTLAMGSSAQRAMAAGRMVLGDVQLARALPALQAVAFSTETRNELKDHAELLVEIREQLITLFPEAKSEQIEIERIKPKSLLTIAGGTIAGYILLTQLAQVNLNQLVANANPIWLLIGLGLSVSTYFAATLSLTGVTPEKLSFWKTFQAQWAASFATLMAPPTLGSVAVNVRFLTKQGINSALAGASVAVAQVLAFFSHIGLLLIAAIAAGTANDLSFAPPKAAVIVFIFLVLIIAVALSLASVRKIIISRVKPIIAQVVPRLASLINHPRKLGQGIGGVLLLNLSYCLCLVACVHAFSPNVSFAGVALVYLGSSVVAQAAPTPGGLGAVEAAIAAGLTATGIQGEIAVSATLLFRLWTFWLPTIPGWIAFGRLQKSGDL from the coding sequence ATGTCTAGCAAAGTGCGCCAGACTCTGGTGATTGAGGAAGCTGTCCTCAATCGGCGGTTGCGTCGACCCACAGATCTAGCTCGCTTTGCCTCAGTAGTTCTGACCATTTTTGGTGTTGGCCTACTCGCCTATGTCGCTCACCAAACTACAAACGGAATTGATCAAGACATAACCCAGGGCGCGAACAAACTGCCGGGCGCAATAATTTTGGTAGCAAACATCGTTAGTGGCTTTGGCGCAATTGTTTTTCCAGCAGCCATTTCCCTTGATCTGATGTTGCGCAAACGCGGACGCCAACTCGTGGAGTCGCTAGCTGGCATGTTGATTGCCATATTTTTATTGGCACTAAGTACCTGGGCACTAACTCGATTTGGTTCTATGCGGTTAATTACCGCTTTTGCCGGATTTGGTAATCGTAATACCGCTACTCCGTTCAACGCATTGCTCGGCGGACTTGCAGCCTTGGTCACTGTCTCGCGATTAATGTCGCGACCAAGATGGTCGATTGTTTGTTTGATTGTACTTTTCTCAGTCGGACTTGGTGACATCATTAGCGGTGGTGTAACTGCCGCCGGATTAGCAGTTTCAGTTTTAACTGGCTGGGCGGTGGGTCTATTAATTCGTTACATACTCGGCACGGATACCACCCGACCTTCTGGCAATGAGATTGCGGCCACAATGGGCACAATTGGCCATCCGCTAACTTTGTTGCGCGCGGCCAAAGTGCTAAATGCTGGCCGACGCTATGACGCAACAACTTCTGATGGCCAGCGGCTGGATTTGGTTGTCCTTGATCGCGACTTAGAAGGTGCAGGGTTAGCTACAGCCGCATATCGATCATTGCGATTGCGCGATGATGTTGGCAGTGCAAGCACTTCGATGCGAAGGCGCCTAGAGCGTACCGCTTTGAATAGTTGGGCAATTTCGACTGCGGGCATTAATACACCGCACTTGATTTCGGTTGCCGAAGTGGGACCAGATGCAGCAGTTTTGGCCTTTCATCACATACCAGGTCGTACTTTTTCTGATTTACCAAAGCCAATGGGAGATGCCGAACTAGTTGGTGCATGGGAGATTGTGCGCGATTTGCAGGCCGCCAGGATTGCTCATCGAAATTTAATCGCTGACAATCTTTTGCTCGGCTCTGACGGCAAGGTTTACCTAATCGGTCTTGAGGATGGAGTCATCGCTGCTTCCGATGTGCTGCTGCGGATCGATTTAGCAGAAGCTTTTTGCACACTTGCCATGGGCTCGAGTGCGCAGCGAGCTATGGCTGCTGGTCGGATGGTACTGGGTGATGTGCAATTAGCCCGAGCACTACCCGCGCTTCAAGCGGTGGCCTTTTCCACTGAAACTCGTAATGAATTAAAAGATCACGCCGAGTTGCTTGTTGAGATTCGCGAACAATTAATAACTTTGTTTCCGGAGGCAAAGTCCGAGCAAATCGAAATTGAGCGGATAAAGCCAAAGAGCTTGCTAACAATTGCAGGTGGCACCATTGCTGGTTATATTCTGCTAACCCAATTGGCACAGGTGAACTTAAATCAGTTAGTCGCCAATGCCAATCCGATATGGCTCTTAATTGGACTTGGACTTTCGGTATCCACTTATTTTGCTGCAACACTTTCATTAACAGGAGTTACGCCAGAAAAGTTATCCTTTTGGAAAACTTTTCAAGCGCAATGGGCCGCTTCATTTGCCACCCTAATGGCCCCACCAACTTTGGGGTCTGTTGCAGTAAATGTCAGATTCTTAACCAAGCAGGGAATAAATAGTGCACTTGCCGGCGCCAGTGTTGCGGTGGCACAGGTGCTGGCCTTTTTCAGTCACATCGGACTCTTACTGATAGCCGCAATTGCTGCGGGCACGGCAAATGATTTGTCATTTGCCCCACCAAAGGCCGCAGTCATCGTGTTTATATTCCTGGTACTAATAATTGCAGTTGCACTAAGTCTGGCTTCGGTTCGCAAGATAATCATCAGTCGCGTTAAGCCGATTATTGCCCAAGTTGTTCCGCGACTTGCCTCATTGATAAACCACCCAAGAAAGTTAGGTCAAGGTATTGGTGGTGTTCTGTTACTAAACCTGAGTTACTGTTTGTGCCTAGTTGCTTGTGTACATGCATTTTCGCCCAATGTTTCATTTGCTGGGGTGGCGCTTGTTTACTTAGGCAGTAGCGTGGTCGCCCAGGCTGCGCCAACACCCGGTGGCTTAGGTGCAGTTGAAGCCGCAATAGCGGCTGGATTAACGGCCACTGGCATCCAAGGAGAAATTGCCGTATCGGCAACACTGCTGTTTCGACTATGGACATTCTGGCTACCAACCATCCCTGGCTGGATAGCATTTGGCCGCCTGCAGAAATCAGGCGATCTCTAA
- a CDS encoding O-methyltransferase — MAPTDPRVLALHKASWDFAEAWAGEDEPRSKARVRASEIGCPAVSSGAGSVLRLLAAAIDARNVVEIGTGAGISALWLLEGMNPYGVLTSVDSEAEHQLIAKDALAESGVPAKRVRLINGRASEVLDRLTEYAYDIVLISGKPAELESNIESAMTLLRQGGLLIVDRALWSDRVADPAQRDADTVAVRSAVNSLAKHEELVGSLIPMGDGLLVAVRR, encoded by the coding sequence ATGGCACCAACAGATCCACGAGTACTAGCCCTTCATAAAGCATCTTGGGACTTCGCAGAGGCCTGGGCTGGCGAAGATGAACCGCGCTCCAAGGCCCGAGTCCGAGCCAGCGAAATAGGGTGCCCTGCAGTTAGCTCCGGCGCTGGATCAGTTCTTCGGCTGCTAGCCGCTGCAATAGATGCCCGAAATGTGGTTGAAATTGGAACAGGTGCAGGTATATCTGCCTTGTGGCTACTCGAAGGAATGAACCCCTACGGAGTATTGACAAGTGTGGACAGCGAAGCAGAACATCAATTAATAGCTAAAGATGCGCTGGCAGAATCTGGAGTTCCAGCAAAGCGAGTTCGATTAATTAACGGTCGGGCTAGTGAGGTACTTGACCGATTAACTGAATATGCTTACGACATCGTACTGATATCCGGAAAGCCAGCTGAATTAGAATCCAACATCGAAAGTGCTATGACTTTGCTTCGTCAAGGCGGATTGCTAATCGTTGACCGAGCGCTTTGGTCCGACCGAGTCGCTGATCCGGCACAACGCGATGCTGACACCGTGGCAGTGCGCTCAGCAGTTAACTCGTTGGCTAAGCATGAAGAACTAGTTGGATCTTTAATTCCAATGGGTGATGGCTTGCTAGTCGCGGTGCGACGATAG
- a CDS encoding DUF3107 domain-containing protein → MEIRINVQNASREVVLESNQTPEDVAKLVSQAVDSGELLTLVDEKGRRIIVPGDKVAFVEIGAQSSGRVGFATA, encoded by the coding sequence GTGGAAATTCGAATCAATGTACAAAATGCAAGCCGAGAAGTTGTTTTGGAAAGCAACCAAACTCCTGAAGATGTAGCCAAGTTAGTTAGCCAAGCAGTTGACAGCGGCGAATTACTCACTTTGGTGGACGAAAAAGGTCGACGCATTATCGTTCCAGGCGACAAGGTTGCTTTTGTTGAAATCGGCGCGCAAAGTTCTGGTCGGGTTGGCTTTGCTACTGCTTAA
- a CDS encoding 1-acyl-sn-glycerol-3-phosphate acyltransferase, with protein sequence MISAGSVLGRLVRSLCRVSVYGRANLDALEQPGPALIVVNHTTVVDVIVVLGTLHNMGFTCDLPCEDQCTHRRHIRPIGTSDLWEYPVTKQACTNSGIIPVDQHDGRAAYRAALEALRNGECVLIYPEGDVKVNEDGSPREWRPGAAGLARSAGVTVLPIAHHDSRTLGSGSVAKSILWSFTGALRVPIIRMRVGKPILPFTLSQKNPKEVNDLLEAALNKAWREASSGVVFN encoded by the coding sequence GTGATTAGTGCGGGATCAGTGCTAGGCCGGTTAGTGCGCTCCTTGTGCCGAGTTTCGGTCTATGGCCGAGCCAATTTGGATGCATTAGAGCAGCCAGGCCCAGCACTCATTGTGGTAAATCACACCACCGTGGTAGACGTCATCGTAGTTTTGGGCACTTTGCACAACATGGGATTCACTTGTGATCTGCCGTGCGAAGACCAGTGCACACATCGGCGGCACATTAGACCAATTGGCACGTCGGATCTTTGGGAATATCCAGTTACGAAGCAGGCCTGCACCAATAGTGGAATTATCCCAGTTGACCAGCACGATGGTAGGGCTGCGTATCGCGCAGCACTGGAAGCCCTACGAAATGGCGAATGTGTACTCATTTATCCTGAGGGCGATGTAAAAGTTAATGAAGATGGTTCGCCGCGTGAATGGCGCCCAGGCGCAGCTGGTCTAGCCCGTTCAGCAGGAGTGACCGTATTGCCAATAGCGCACCACGATAGTCGCACTCTAGGTTCGGGCTCAGTCGCAAAAAGCATTTTATGGAGCTTCACTGGCGCACTTCGTGTGCCAATCATCCGAATGCGCGTCGGTAAGCCCATATTGCCGTTCACTTTGTCGCAGAAAAATCCGAAGGAAGTTAATGACCTGCTAGAAGCAGCCTTAAATAAGGCATGGCGGGAAGCAAGTTCGGGCGTCGTCTTTAATTAA
- a CDS encoding PDZ domain-containing protein — translation MTDSHSEPGNSPIPETSESGGQPVEQNVQVFDPVSDSLLRSTPTPAVPGPTWVYQPPEVSRPKRFGPLLTAVIVALVAGFLAGAVGYGFANKVSGSAGTSLQLTTAPGDTSPRPNGSIAKIASGVLPVVVSIEVTSSQGGGTGSGIIIASTASLSYVLTNNHVVAGAGTGAEITVQLQNQKSLRAKIVGRDPSYDLAVLKLSVGNLPIASLGNSNDVVVGDTAIAIGSPLGLSGTVTSGIISALERPVTAGSSGESSFINAIQTDAAINPGNSGGPLVNARGQVIGVNSAIATLGSGLGGESGSIGLGFAIPINEARRVANELMRTGTSTHPVVGISVDMRYSGVGARVSEITAGGPAENTDLKPGDVITAIDGQKVNDGTELIVKIRARNAGDKVVLSRLNDSDVSVVLGSRRSN, via the coding sequence ATGACCGACAGTCATTCCGAGCCCGGTAACAGCCCAATTCCAGAAACTTCTGAATCAGGTGGTCAGCCAGTTGAGCAAAATGTTCAAGTTTTTGACCCAGTGAGCGATTCGTTACTGCGTTCAACGCCTACTCCTGCTGTACCTGGACCGACTTGGGTTTACCAGCCACCTGAAGTCAGCAGGCCAAAACGTTTTGGCCCACTATTAACTGCGGTAATTGTGGCGCTTGTTGCCGGCTTTTTAGCTGGAGCTGTTGGTTATGGATTTGCTAACAAGGTTTCCGGCAGTGCTGGCACAAGTTTGCAATTAACAACTGCACCAGGGGACACTTCACCGCGACCTAATGGCTCGATAGCAAAAATCGCCAGCGGAGTTTTGCCAGTTGTTGTCTCGATTGAAGTTACATCTTCGCAAGGAGGTGGAACGGGTTCGGGAATTATCATTGCCAGCACTGCCAGCTTGTCATATGTACTCACCAACAATCACGTCGTTGCTGGTGCTGGCACAGGTGCCGAAATCACCGTACAGTTGCAAAACCAAAAGTCGCTTCGCGCCAAGATTGTTGGCCGCGACCCATCCTATGATTTAGCGGTACTGAAACTTTCAGTCGGAAATTTGCCAATTGCAAGTTTGGGTAATTCTAATGATGTAGTAGTCGGCGACACCGCAATTGCAATTGGATCGCCACTAGGTCTGTCTGGAACGGTAACAAGTGGAATTATTTCTGCACTAGAACGCCCAGTAACTGCAGGTTCTAGCGGCGAATCCTCATTTATCAATGCAATCCAGACTGATGCGGCGATCAACCCAGGTAATTCGGGCGGACCATTGGTGAACGCTCGAGGTCAAGTAATTGGCGTTAACTCCGCAATTGCCACACTGGGAAGTGGCCTTGGGGGTGAATCTGGAAGTATCGGACTTGGCTTTGCTATTCCGATAAATGAGGCAAGACGGGTAGCAAATGAATTGATGCGAACTGGCACCTCAACTCATCCAGTTGTTGGAATCTCTGTAGATATGCGGTACTCAGGTGTTGGTGCTCGGGTCAGTGAAATTACCGCAGGCGGACCGGCTGAAAATACCGATTTAAAGCCTGGTGATGTGATCACTGCTATTGATGGCCAGAAGGTTAATGATGGCACCGAATTGATCGTAAAGATCCGCGCCCGTAATGCAGGCGATAAAGTGGTACTTAGCCGCCTAAACGATTCGGATGTCAGTGTAGTTTTAGGCTCACGTCGCTCAAATTAA
- the moeZ gene encoding adenylyltransferase/sulfurtransferase MoeZ, with protein sequence MSLPPLVQPAAELSVDEVRRYSRHIIIPDVGMDGQKRLKNARVLCIGAGGLGSPALMYLAAAGVGTIGIVEFDVVDESNLQRQIIHGQSDIGRPKAQSAAASVREINPHVQVNIHELRLDSTNVLDLFSQYDLIVDGTDNFATRYLVNDACVLLGKPYVWGSIYRFDGQASVFWADHGPCYRCLYPEPPPPGMVPSCAEGGVLGVLCAAIGSIQVNEAIKLLAGIGEPLVGSLMVYDALEMTYRKIKMRKDPDCAICGTNPTVTELIDYEAFCGAVSDEAAAAVVDSTINVKQLAEMLGARERGERDFVLIDVREPNEYEIVNIPGAVLIPKNEFLLGNALADLPQDKQVVLHCKVGGRSAEVLAVVKGAGFADAIHVGGGILAWVNQIEPDKPTY encoded by the coding sequence ATGTCATTGCCACCGTTAGTTCAGCCAGCGGCCGAACTATCCGTTGACGAAGTTCGTCGATACAGTCGGCACATAATCATTCCGGATGTCGGAATGGATGGCCAAAAGCGTCTAAAGAACGCACGGGTTTTATGTATTGGAGCAGGGGGACTTGGTAGCCCAGCATTGATGTACTTGGCGGCAGCGGGTGTTGGCACAATCGGAATTGTCGAGTTCGATGTGGTTGATGAATCAAATTTGCAGCGTCAAATTATTCACGGCCAAAGTGATATCGGTCGCCCGAAGGCACAAAGTGCTGCAGCTAGTGTGCGAGAGATCAATCCACATGTTCAGGTGAACATTCATGAACTTCGGTTAGATTCGACAAATGTGCTCGATCTATTCAGTCAGTATGACTTGATTGTTGATGGCACAGACAATTTTGCTACCCGTTACCTGGTAAACGATGCCTGCGTATTACTAGGCAAACCATATGTTTGGGGTTCGATTTACCGATTTGATGGTCAAGCCAGCGTCTTTTGGGCTGACCATGGACCTTGTTACCGATGCTTGTATCCAGAGCCGCCACCCCCTGGCATGGTGCCATCTTGTGCCGAGGGTGGAGTGCTGGGAGTTCTTTGTGCGGCAATCGGATCTATTCAGGTTAATGAGGCCATTAAATTACTTGCAGGCATTGGTGAACCACTCGTTGGTTCGCTAATGGTTTATGACGCACTTGAAATGACATATCGGAAAATCAAGATGCGCAAGGATCCCGATTGTGCGATTTGTGGTACAAATCCAACTGTCACTGAATTGATTGACTACGAAGCATTTTGTGGGGCAGTTTCCGATGAAGCCGCGGCCGCGGTTGTAGATTCCACAATTAATGTAAAGCAGTTGGCTGAAATGCTTGGCGCACGCGAGCGTGGTGAACGTGATTTTGTTCTTATTGATGTGCGTGAGCCAAATGAATATGAGATTGTCAATATTCCTGGGGCAGTGCTCATTCCCAAGAATGAATTCCTGCTTGGCAACGCTCTAGCTGATTTGCCCCAAGACAAGCAAGTCGTGCTGCATTGCAAAGTTGGTGGTCGATCGGCCGAAGTGCTAGCCGTGGTTAAGGGTGCAGGTTTCGCTGACGCCATTCATGTTGGCGGCGGAATTTTGGCGTGGGTTAATCAGATCGAACCTGATAAGCCAACTTACTAA
- a CDS encoding DUF3117 domain-containing protein, producing the protein MAAMKPRTGDGPMECPKEGRSYVLRVPLEGGGRLVVELNAQEVKDLSVVLADTVSGMPKTPAKKK; encoded by the coding sequence ATGGCCGCAATGAAACCTCGTACCGGCGACGGTCCGATGGAATGCCCTAAAGAAGGACGCAGCTACGTACTTCGCGTTCCACTTGAAGGTGGAGGGCGACTGGTCGTCGAACTAAATGCGCAAGAAGTTAAAGACTTAAGTGTTGTATTGGCAGACACTGTTTCTGGAATGCCAAAAACTCCAGCCAAAAAGAAGTAG
- a CDS encoding SRPBCC family protein: MTHLELRVDIQAPVDEVWRAITEWNQQGKWMLATKVESLDGQGRHVGARIKAVTGFGPLGILDTMTITHWDPPNYCAVLHTGKIVRGTGEFQVKPIHDQAATFIWAEDLDIPLGLLGKVGFLLIRPLFLLGIKHSLVKFANLVEQGKI; this comes from the coding sequence ATGACACATCTTGAACTTCGGGTCGACATTCAAGCACCAGTAGATGAAGTATGGCGTGCCATAACAGAATGGAACCAACAAGGTAAGTGGATGCTGGCGACAAAAGTCGAATCACTAGATGGACAGGGTAGACATGTTGGCGCTCGGATCAAGGCGGTTACTGGTTTTGGGCCGCTTGGGATTCTGGACACTATGACTATCACCCATTGGGATCCACCTAATTACTGCGCCGTGCTGCATACTGGCAAAATTGTCCGTGGAACGGGCGAATTCCAGGTTAAACCAATCCATGATCAGGCTGCGACCTTCATTTGGGCTGAGGATCTGGATATTCCGCTTGGTTTATTGGGAAAAGTGGGATTTTTGCTAATTCGCCCGTTATTTCTGTTGGGAATAAAGCATTCTTTGGTTAAGTTTGCCAATTTGGTTGAACAGGGCAAAATTTAG
- a CDS encoding DEAD/DEAH box helicase, producing MTLPIALAGQDLIGQAKTGTGKTLGFGIPLLTQVIAKKTADVGRPPLALVIVPTRELAIQVADDLTQAGANSDVDILSVYGGKAYEPQIAALEKGVDVIVGTPGRLIDLMKQRHLNLKSVRVLVLDEADEMLDMGFLPDVENLVSNIPATRHTMLFSATMPGQIVSLARRYMSQPTHIRATDPTSESSVVDAIEQHVWRAHQMDKPELVARVLQATGRGLTIIFCRTKRVASSLTEDLSNRGFAVGSVHGDLGQGAREQALRAFRNGKVDVLVATDVAARGIDVSDVTHVINYECPEDDKTYVHRIGRTGRAGNAGVAITLVDWQDTARWQMINRTLGLPPRPERKRTRRPNPPADSA from the coding sequence ATGACGCTTCCGATTGCCCTGGCTGGTCAAGATCTGATTGGGCAGGCTAAGACGGGAACGGGCAAAACTCTGGGCTTTGGCATTCCACTTCTCACCCAAGTAATTGCTAAAAAGACCGCTGATGTTGGCCGACCACCTTTGGCACTCGTTATCGTGCCCACCCGCGAGCTGGCTATCCAAGTTGCTGACGACCTAACCCAAGCGGGAGCAAATTCTGATGTCGACATTTTGAGTGTCTACGGTGGCAAAGCGTATGAACCACAAATTGCGGCCTTAGAAAAAGGGGTTGATGTCATTGTTGGCACCCCTGGACGCTTAATTGATTTGATGAAACAACGTCATTTAAATTTGAAGTCGGTACGAGTCCTGGTTCTGGACGAAGCCGACGAAATGTTGGACATGGGATTTTTGCCAGACGTTGAAAACTTGGTGAGCAATATTCCAGCGACTAGACATACGATGTTGTTCTCCGCAACGATGCCCGGTCAAATTGTTTCTCTGGCCAGAAGGTACATGTCACAGCCCACACATATCAGGGCAACAGACCCCACCAGTGAATCATCAGTTGTTGACGCAATTGAACAACATGTTTGGCGGGCACATCAAATGGACAAGCCAGAGCTCGTCGCCCGAGTTCTGCAGGCAACCGGTCGTGGATTGACGATAATTTTTTGCCGAACGAAGCGCGTTGCTAGTTCGCTAACTGAAGATTTATCGAATCGTGGATTTGCTGTCGGTTCAGTCCATGGCGATCTTGGACAAGGTGCACGCGAGCAAGCACTCCGAGCTTTTCGTAATGGCAAGGTTGATGTCTTGGTGGCCACTGATGTAGCCGCGCGAGGCATCGATGTCTCTGACGTAACCCATGTAATTAACTACGAATGCCCTGAAGATGACAAAACCTACGTTCACCGCATTGGCCGTACAGGTCGAGCTGGTAATGCTGGTGTTGCAATCACTTTGGTGGATTGGCAAGATACCGCTCGCTGGCAGATGATTAATCGCACTCTCGGGCTACCGCCGCGACCAGAGCGTAAGCGGACCCGCCGGCCAAATCCACCAGCTGACTCTGCTTAA
- a CDS encoding DUF1003 domain-containing protein, translating into MAREERRGPRLDQPLERSRSLRPSLDSEVAGRLSERVARFLGSWRFLGWMTVVIAAWLLWNIFAPKELQVDPFPFLFLTLALSLQASYAAPLILLAQNRQADRDRVQFQEDRDQTERLLADADYLTREVAALRMAIGELATRDYLRGEIKSLVEELEDLARGHDKDSPSSN; encoded by the coding sequence ATGGCACGCGAAGAACGACGTGGACCACGTCTAGATCAGCCATTAGAACGTTCTCGTTCACTTCGCCCCAGCCTTGATTCTGAGGTTGCTGGCCGACTAAGTGAACGAGTGGCACGGTTTCTAGGTTCTTGGCGATTCCTGGGCTGGATGACTGTAGTAATTGCTGCTTGGTTACTTTGGAATATTTTTGCGCCAAAAGAACTCCAGGTTGACCCTTTCCCTTTTCTATTTTTGACCTTGGCACTTTCACTCCAGGCCTCATATGCTGCTCCCCTAATTTTGCTTGCCCAAAATCGCCAAGCGGATCGAGATCGAGTGCAGTTCCAAGAAGACCGCGATCAAACAGAGCGGCTACTTGCTGATGCTGATTACTTAACTCGTGAAGTGGCCGCTCTGCGCATGGCAATCGGCGAACTCGCGACTCGCGATTACCTTCGTGGCGAGATAAAGTCGCTTGTAGAAGAGTTGGAAGACCTTGCTCGAGGTCATGACAAAGACTCACCTTCAAGTAACTAA
- a CDS encoding CBS domain-containing protein codes for MTITQTRVYLARLAGTAVFDPAGDRVGKIRDIVVLARDNGKAPHVLGLVVEVAPRRRIFLPMSRVTAMDPGSVVTSGMVNLRRFERRNEEKLVIAELLDQKVVLKSSGEKVTVEDIAMSSDRLHEWHVSRLFIRKSASGFGRRGPTVTLDWNEVTGLFAEVAEQGVDSLLKSIGEMRAADIANILQGLTPKRRLELIAKLDLELLADVVEELPEDDRVEIMSELGLERATDVLEEMDPDDAADLLSELPPERAEEFLEAMEPEDAEDLRRLLAYDDFSAGGMMTTEPILLSADATVAEALARVRAPELSPAVASQVYVVRPPIETPTGRYIGVAHVQRLLREAPSTLVSAILDTSLVPIGPQAPLGQVARYFATYNLVALPVVDENGHLLGAVTIDDVIDHMLPDDWRENENDEEG; via the coding sequence GTGACCATTACTCAGACCCGCGTATATCTGGCCAGATTGGCTGGCACAGCGGTTTTTGATCCAGCCGGTGACCGGGTGGGCAAAATCCGCGATATTGTCGTACTCGCTCGCGATAACGGTAAGGCACCGCATGTCCTAGGACTAGTAGTAGAGGTCGCACCACGGCGTCGAATCTTTTTGCCCATGTCGCGCGTCACCGCCATGGATCCTGGCTCAGTAGTCACCAGCGGCATGGTTAACTTGCGCAGGTTTGAACGTCGCAATGAAGAGAAGTTGGTCATTGCCGAATTACTAGATCAAAAAGTTGTACTAAAAAGCTCTGGCGAAAAAGTCACAGTCGAAGACATTGCCATGAGTTCTGATCGACTACATGAGTGGCACGTATCCCGTCTCTTTATTCGAAAAAGCGCAAGCGGCTTTGGCCGACGTGGACCAACCGTCACACTGGACTGGAATGAAGTAACTGGTCTGTTTGCTGAAGTTGCTGAACAGGGTGTGGACTCACTTCTAAAGTCAATCGGCGAAATGCGCGCTGCTGACATTGCAAACATACTTCAAGGTTTAACTCCGAAGCGTCGACTTGAGTTAATTGCAAAACTTGATCTGGAATTACTTGCTGATGTCGTCGAGGAACTCCCCGAGGATGACCGAGTGGAAATCATGTCTGAACTTGGTTTGGAGCGAGCTACTGACGTTTTGGAAGAAATGGATCCAGACGATGCTGCCGACTTGCTCAGTGAACTGCCACCTGAGCGAGCCGAAGAATTTTTGGAAGCCATGGAGCCCGAAGACGCCGAAGACCTTCGTCGCCTCCTTGCTTACGATGACTTCAGTGCTGGTGGCATGATGACAACCGAACCAATATTGCTATCAGCCGATGCAACCGTAGCCGAGGCTTTAGCTCGGGTTCGTGCTCCAGAACTTTCACCTGCCGTGGCCTCACAGGTTTATGTGGTGCGACCACCTATTGAAACGCCTACTGGTCGCTACATTGGCGTGGCACATGTCCAACGCTTACTGCGCGAAGCACCGTCAACACTTGTTTCTGCAATTTTGGATACTTCCCTTGTCCCTATTGGCCCACAGGCCCCATTGGGCCAGGTTGCTCGCTATTTTGCCACTTACAATTTGGTTGCACTGCCTGTTGTAGACGAAAATGGACACTTGTTAGGTGCCGTCACCATTGACGACGTAATTGACCACATGCTGCCTGACGATTGGCGGGAAAACGAGAACGATGAGGAGGGCTGA